The window tttatttatttttcataattttttagtgaatcatatatatatatgattcaattaaaaaaagatttaaaaaaacgtgcaccaaaaaaaagttttggtaaatcattctctgcaagcacgtgaaaaaataggttattgaaattttttctccccttgtgatgtcataaggggatcttattataataatactgacccttaatctgcactacccaaccacggcactgccatttgtacagagagaaaaagaaagagagagaaagaataattgacagcaacagtttcaatttcaacaaaccaccatcattgtgatcagtgtttgcatttcatccgctcatttgcattttaaaggacacacccagaacggcattttaacatgttataataaattatcttatagtattatggtattttgagctaaaagttCACATACGTactgggaacaccaaagatttatttagcatcttaaaaaagtcttgagaaatggcccctttaacataGTAAATATTACAAACATTTTGATCAACTCCTTATAGTTAGTATACAGAATGTTATagtatacagtacattaataaagtgttgttaaataaagtacaGTAGGCTACAGTTTACAGTAATACATTGTAAAGTACACTACACTACAAAATATGACACTGGAATGGTACCCTGTTAAACAGTTCCCAGCggtttaaaaggtcctaatatgaattagggtacagatatgtatagatttggtaccaatatgcagtCTTTAGGTACAATGGTGTGCTGTTTAAAAGGGTACAACTCGAGTGAATGCATGTGTACTCTTTACCGAATTTTTCATTGGCATGAAATTTGAATCACCTGCTGTTTCTTCTGCTTTGACACTAATGCACCAGAAGGTGGAGCTATTGAAATGTATCTATGTACATCTGTCAAAGTCTGTTGTCATCctgaaaaaatgaaattatctaGCAGGCGTAACCCTTTAGCCATAGTTTGGCAGAATGAATGGTGGGATATGCACATTTTCTGTGCTCATTTCTGAGCCTTTTGTTGTTTAAGATGATTCACACTGAAGGGAGTGCAGAAGCTATTATTAATATGACAGATTAAACTCTCTATACATATCGATAAgttacaataaattaattaGGATAAtatttaaagtcagaatttaaAAACAAGGATTTGACTCACTTTCACTTCCTGAAGTGTTATTTTAAGTGTTAAACGTTGTAAAATATTTGCTTTATAACCTGACACTTAATTTAACAAGTCATGTTAGATATTAAATTTCAAGGTTAGATGATATGCAGTGGCCATGAAGATATACTGAACTCATTTAAGCACGCGTTGTGTATGTGAGGAGACTACAGGAAGCCATTTCTCTCGGAGCAAATGACACGTCTGGCTCACATGATCTGATCTCTCCTTTTGCAGCTGTTGGACTTTGGCCGTGAGTTTCAGACATTTAAGGTCGTCTAAACCACCTCAGCTGCCTTGCACGACTTCTATATGTGCACACAATCATCTCTATTGATTAGGAAATAACCTTAAACCTTAAGATAATTTTTagctttatttataaaacatgacttatgcatttttagaacattaaaaagcatcacgATACTGTATATCATCTAAACTATGAATTGCTAATACAACTTACAGGTATTACACTAtagcaggggtcttcaacctTTATGTGAGCAAGGgataccacaatggataaaacaatctggagggcaaATTGtttgatacactgtaaaaaatactttgctgccttaaaattttttgttaaatcaactcggatttacaagccatttcaacttactattatttatcttgactagagatgagttgttataactactggggagttgttataacttatacaattaagttgacttttctcaactatattttataagttgtgacaactcatctctgttggcatgacttgtaaatctgagttgatttaacaaacaattttaaggcagcaaagttttttttagtctactcaaaacttttgttttacttgttgattttattttatgcacaataaaaaaactttttgcacttaaatttttaagtttaatcaactagtatttacaagtcatttcaactattTTGACAAGTGATGAATTgctgtaatttaaaaaaaatcaagttgaatttgctttagttatattaactttattttataagttatagcaactcatcactagtcaatacagttgaaatgacttgtaaatcctagttgattaaacttaaaaatttaagtgcaaattttttttaacccttAATCAGTGTTCAAAAAGGATAATGTTTTTGGTGTTTGGGGTCTGATAGATAATAAACTTTTAAAGAGCGAATGTATAAgcaaatatacatttttcaaatatacattttttaaaaattgtatacatatgaaaactatatataattttttaaatttacttaatttttgtctcataaaaaaacttttttttaaagaaaaaatcacttaaatgtcaATCCTAATTAAATCTAAATTGTTTTTGGACAATGTGTTAGGGATAGAATACTGACATCTGCTGGTTTGTGGAAAAACTTTAGAAATTATAATTATAGAAAGAAAGTGCAATGACCACATTCAGTATATCCAATAGAGGTCCATAGGGGCTCATTTCATTTTCACTTAATTCTTGATGCTTCAACTTCTCCTCACAACTTtatgatatatatttttgtaaaataataaaatgttttatttaataaaagtaaacaaaacaacagcACCAATAAACTGTTTATCTGCCttttatctttcttttatatGCCAATTTCCCTATCTTtttctgtgtgcgtgtgtgcgtgtgcgcgcACGCGTGTGAAACAGAAAGTTCATTCCGCTTTTTATTTATGCTCCAGGACCAGACCTTGGTTTATATGTAGAAATTTCAGATTTATAAtggatttacttaaatttttgaCAAAttgaaaaaagtatttttttttcattttcccaTTAATTTTCAATGTGGGGTCATTTTGACCCCAAACACCTTAAACAGTCATGTATTTTACACATCATGCCCAGTTTTTTGTGCATGTTTAGACAGATTATTTAGGAGTTGTACACCCCTGAGATAAAggtaacacttaaaaatgaAGGAGTCCCCTGGGACCCCAAACACTGATTAAGGGTTAAAGtgtatcaacaagtaaaataaaataaaatcaacaagtcgaaaaaagttttaagtagactatatcaaaaaaattgccctccagattgttttattgTGGAACTCCAAGttgattaaacataaaaaattaagtgcaaaaatatttttacagtgtgttttatcattgttaaaaagttaacatacacaaaaaagccaagctaatataaaatatgtaataaataaatattaaatggaggctattaatagattgtgttttggcgggcaactcacagaccaTTTTGGAGACCACGGCACTATAGATCACAGTCCTGTTTAAGTTAAGTTGACAACAGCTCTAATGTACACACAACagagaaaaaacaaataactttttttcccaaatatgacataaataaatttattttaaagcataaacaatatacaaaaaTCATACATCAGTCAACGAATTACAAGTTTTGTGTTGTGAATATTTCTGATGGTTTCCTTGCATTTAATGACTTCAGTTTCTGAAACCCTTGGACAGAACAAAACAGTCAAGATTGTTAAAAACCTCAAGGACTCAATTTAACCGTATAATTTAAttgaaacaaaaatattaattcgTACCTCTGAGAACTGCATACCAGCTTTTCAACCCTGAATCTGTAATAAAGTCTTCAATGTCAGGAACAAACCGCCTTCCATCtagggaaaaaaacaaaacattgcatTATGTAATTATGTGTAATATTGGATCAATAATGCtctttaatacattttcaaagTAAAGTTATCATCCAGTGAATCAAAGACACTTAAGATCGGCTATTGATTTGATTACTCTGTGTTTATGAAGGAAGCCAGACAACACTCACGTTTTCCCTTTAGGTAAAGCATTGACTGTGGTCCCCAGTTCTTAGATAACGCAGTCTGCTATTCAAACACAAGTAAACGAATATAAATGAGACATTTAACACATAATACATAACTTAGTCagtattataaaaaacaaaacatacctTTCTAATGCAATCACAGTCGATCACCAGCAAAAGTATCACAACAGAACAAGTCCATATGATCCATATTCTTGATATCTACAAAGAGAAGTATcagtttagaaaaaaaatatgataGCTTTGGTCAAAGTATTTACCGAAAATATGCATATTTACCATTTTTGTAGGATCAAGAATGTATTTTGATGAGACGAAACAAACTGAACCATCCAGTTCTCTTCTCCTCTATTTATGTCCTTCTTTAACAACAGGACCCAAGGTTCGATACAACCCCCCGCAAGACATCACTCGCTTGTACCCTGTCCTATCATGAAAACGCCCCCTAGGTTAACCTGCACCAAAAGCTTGACGTCAAGAGCACAAGTGCCATAATGAAGATCAATACGGTGAGGTTTTCCCTACAACTATTCCTAAAAATCAACGTTTGTCGAGTGCATTTCTATTTGCATTCAACCTTGAAACCGAATTGATGCCGCTTGTATGAAAGAGTGGTGATGCTAAATTGACCTTTTTACAAATTCAGACAGGTTTAAAAAGCGAGGCTTATGCAATATCAATCTTTTTATATACCATATAGCATTTAAATAGAAACACAACAAAgtcatacagtatatacacaaCTGTGTGACCCCTCcattactgaaaaaaacacaatgttaAACTAAAGGCCATGTTTATAAATAAGAAAGATTTTAAACCATCCAAACATTGCAGGCCAAACAGTTGACTTTTAAGAGAAAGGGTTTTGTTAAATTATAGCTATTTATAACTTATGACCCATATAAAAACAGCTTttgatataaataaatgtgttttcatgACTCTCAACGGAGGATATAAatagacatctttaaaatacaaacaccTTTGTTGACATACCATTGACATGCATTTCAAAACAAATCTGGCGCACTACATCGAGCATGTTGTTTTTGAGCTACGCCTGCGAACTTAACTGCGCATTGGCGGATTTGAATATCGATTGGACAATTTGCGTCATACACTGGCCGAACTCCTCCAAAATCATTTTCTCAGCGTGAAGCAATATGTACCCTTCCTTCTCTGCTTCTTCAGCCCGAGTAAAGAGACAGCCGCATGTGGCTTCCACCACTTCGGGCGTGATGCCCGCCAGAGGAGACCTATCAACAGAGACATCCTAAGTGACCAGAAAGAATAACAAAAACCTTTCTAACAAAAGCTCTCATTTAGTACCATTTGATAAATAACAAACAAAGCACGCCAGAAACGAAGGCTTGTAACCTCAATCTGGTTGGGCTAGTACATAGTGGCTCTACAGATGTAACCGCGCTTGGAAATCCATATCCAATCTGACGCTGGAGACTACTGGATTCCCATGGCCTACCCAGAAACCATTTAAGGAGATCTCAAAATATAATCAGTTTGTCCCCTCACATAAATACGTATGTGTTTGCCGTGTCACTCCAGAGGTCGTGGAGATGGGAGGAAACGCCTACTAAAAAGGGGATGTTGTCAAGTGCATGTTGTCCAATAGATTATAATGTCCTTTAAGGATGCATGTTGCTTTTGTGATGAAATAGGGGATTGTGATTGGATGAGCTCCCAATACTCTGATTTAACCAAGAGCATGAATGGTTCAGGATACGCTGagtacatttttatcaaatttCAAAAGATCAATAACTTTAAGTAAGACAGCTGTGCACCAGGCAGCACTTTGTGCCAAACCATGACCGAGTGACAAGAAGGAATAATACTACTTTAGTACTGCTGTTTTTATCAAATCATCTCATGCATACCTGGTTGGGTAGTAAATGATGGAGTCAGGGACGTCCCGGATCTTTTTCTTAGGACTTTCTTCATAGTTTCGACAGCCCACACATTTACAGGTGGATGTACACATGATATTGGCCTGTGAAGGATTGCGGTGATATTAAGTATTTCAAAtaactttaaaaggactttttttttaaatgctcatttttcagctcctatacagttaaacatttgatttttaccattttggaatccattcagctgatctccggttcTAGCGGTAGCACTTtttgcatagcttagcataatccattgaatctgattagaccattagcatcacgttaaaaaataaccaaagagtttggatatttttcctatttgaagcttgactcttctgtagttacatcgtgtactaagaccgacagaaggTTAGAAGTTGCAGTTTTCTGGGCGGGTATGGCTGTGAACTGTGCTCTCATTcttgcgtaataatcaaggactttactgctgtaacatggctgcaggaggcgcaatgatgttgcgcagtgcccaaaaatagtccccttggttactttcaattagagctgtaatcgggccTTAAAAGTTAGGCCCGAAATGACCGAAGCCCGACAGAATTCAGCCCGAACCCGAAAGtacattttgattgacagctttttaaaagcccgaacccgttaacagcccgacattatttaaatgtgcgcacagcttttgtcaagaatgagtaatttacacaggttttaacattatttatttatgactaACTAGGCTACGCAACTTGGAagttaaaacaaagaaataaaataagtaatctGTAACACCGTAACAGCTCACTCTAAATAGGCCTGTGCAATACAATATAAATAGGCCAACATgccaataaaaataattatttcttaacgaattaaataaagataatacattctgaattaagatgggTATTTGGCAATAATGAAATTAAGATAAAGGCTCCGCTTCTGAACTTCTCTCCTTTAATGCCAACATTAGTCTACatcctctgtctaaattatgtatttaagactcaattaatatttaattatgcattgaaaaacctttactcaccaagattaggctacatgtttttgttgaggaaaattattaaatccaCCGTAAATGGCTTCAGTGCGGTCCTGCGCTTACTCATAGTGCATCCAGCAGCATTGAACTTGACTGCTCATTTACTACGCAAAGCCAGAGCGCAAGCCAGAGCCTGGCCCGGTCCCGTCGGGTTCGGGtaaagatcttcagctctacTTTTAATAGCAAGGGACTATTTCTGGGCACTGAGCCATATAAccgcgcctcctgcagccatgttacagcagcaaagtccatgattattacgccagaatgagagtatagttcatagccatatctgcctagaaaatcgcaacttttaattttccatctgtctaagtacacgatgtaactacagaagagtcttaaatatgaaaaatatttaaactttttgtttattttttagatgctaatggtctaatcaaattcaatggattgtgctaagctatgctaaaagtgataccgccaGATCCGTaaatcggctgaatggattccaaaaccgtaaaaatcaaatgtttaactctaggggagctgaaaaaagtggagtgtccctttaactcaaGGTTAGGCTAAAACTAAGTTACCTCATAACACTCGCAGTAGTTCTTCAGGCAGCCCGACCTCCTGCAGTTACAACCTTTAGCGTGACGACTCTTCACATTCCCAGATTTCCTGCTTCCAATTTTGGGTCGGAAGGCTCCTGGATTCTTGTCCAAACAGGCcttgaaaacaaagaaaagAAACTATTAATAATTGAACAAACGTATTAGTGGAATCTGAGTCAATGGCATTAAATTATAGGTTTACGCGACGTCTTTTACCTTTATAGCCTGACACCTCTCTGACTCATGGTCTGTGTTATTAAAGCAGTTGAC is drawn from Misgurnus anguillicaudatus chromosome 6, ASM2758022v2, whole genome shotgun sequence and contains these coding sequences:
- the LOC129433635 gene encoding spexin prohormone 2-like isoform X2 → MISRIWIIWTCSVVILLLVIDCDCIRKTALSKNWGPQSMLYLKGKHGRRFVPDIEDFITDSGLKSWYAVLRGFQKLKSLNARKPSEIFTTQNL
- the LOC129433635 gene encoding spexin prohormone 2-like isoform X1; protein product: MISRIWIIWTCSVVILLLVIDCDCIRKQTALSKNWGPQSMLYLKGKHGRRFVPDIEDFITDSGLKSWYAVLRGFQKLKSLNARKPSEIFTTQNL